From a region of the Panulirus ornatus isolate Po-2019 chromosome 38, ASM3632096v1, whole genome shotgun sequence genome:
- the LOC139760761 gene encoding protein Skeletor, isoforms B/C-like isoform X1, protein MGRSYYTVCLCISVATLAATGGEARGYYGSKIGGLETLQHGVRGQVYAIDSRTIHIQGFSYDGNAPDAFFYGGSSSRPGEDGFIIPDEDGGMQPLGRYINKDVTLTLPKGKTLQDVRWISVWCRAFAIDFGHVIVDKNLDYPRPQKIEAFTKLDHGVSSDRIVVVDAQTFLIPSFTYDGTAPDGHFWVGKGSPDNSGTVVPDENGSEEPLKKYLDKTIVITLPGDLTVFDIDYLSVWCRAFLANFGYVSIPKSLNVPPSLKMLGVAPQTKLNCEVLWDALALEVRWAVAGESIVMQLVGRIEDRQYMAFGTSGTSSRSVMVNGDVVIAWLDQTTGRGVAQDYYLTDKAQCQGGRGACPDTKITGNGNNVRLLNAALINNFTMLTFQRPLRAVDHADTTIFTNGSQAVIWAVGPINSQGDPSYHRLRQKGDVLIDFGRIPRWNCPLPEEESGTGQHAPHTGPANPPPVPPTNNAWYIPPVPCHEPDDGVFYAQIGPTGGESGYNAITGHVGWGISWYVNGLLIPEIYVVRGKTYTFVVEGGYDPEHPARYHPFYISDDPEGGYEFKTPAERSRIRVFAGVGQDRDGRPVPTAFGRLCEWSEDPNQSANAFSSFGAYQRTLQLDCQEGQPGILQWTPDSSTPDTVYYQCYTHRFLGWKIHVLDTCDLADGLAVAGSVDTTVVAQGGAAPEHDDGEELSAAASTQVFTSDGRPLSSDTLPTPPQLASARRLTSASIISRPKVGPFRGDHPPPVPAQVPHLAQFSIQRRPLSRRRTTVSLPPLDSRSSQHGPTLSTSGSAPRPVVVAYSQDESRTTGHKVISFTEQPMTTYNSTRLQTTALTNLAATNQTHLTILKDVWAILTRENPDLNSEHPRDDAYPEHDHLAQQERGRREAFSPEGTRSTASSGRALLLHSMFAWSVAIIVALAR, encoded by the exons ATGCCTTCTTCTACGGCGGCAGCAGCTCACGACCAGGCGAGGACGGCTTCATCATCCCAGACGAAGACGGCGG GATGCAGCCGCTGGGACGCTACATCAATAAGGACGTCACTCTTACCCTTCCGAAAGGCAAGACTCTGCAGGACGTCAGGTGGATATCCGTGTGGTGTCGCGCCTTCGCT ATCGACTTTGGGCACGTGATCGTGGACAAGAATTTGGACTATCCGAGACCCCAGAAGATCGAGGCCTTCACCAAGCTGGACCACGGCGTCTCCTCAGACAGGATAGTGGTGGTAGACGCCCAGACCTTCCTCATCCCCAGCTTTACCTACGACGGAACTGCACCAG ACGGCCATTTTTGGGTGGGAAAGGGTTCCCCTGACAACAGCGGCACTGTGGTGCCGGACGAAAACGGCTCTGAGGAGCCCCTAAAGAAATACTTGGACAAAACCATTGTCATCACCTTGCCGGGCGACCTCACCGTATTCGATATAGACTACCTGAGCGTGTGGTGCCGCGCCTTCCTGGCCAACTTCGGCTATGTTAGCATCCCTAAGAGCCTTAATGTGCCACCCTCCCTGAAAATGCTGGGTGTGGCTCCTCAG ACCAAACTGAACTGTGAGGTCTTGTGGGACGCCCTTGCCCTGGAGGTGCGCTGGGCCGTGGCCGGAGAGAGCATCGTGATGCAGCTGGTCGGTAGGATTG AGGACAGACAGTACATGGCATTCGGGACGTCAGGGACATCAAGCAGGTCTGTCATGGTTAACGGGGATGTGGTGATAGCATGGCTGGACCAGACGACCGGCCGAGGCGTGGCTCAAGACTACTACCTCACGGATAAGGCGCAGTGCCAGGGAGGCCGCGGGGCGTGTCCCGATACCAAGATAACA GGAAATGGTAACAACGTGCGCCTGCTGAACGCAGCGCTCATCAACAACTTCACTATGTTGACCTTCCAGCGCCCCCTGCGGGCCGTTGACCACGCTGACACTACTATTTTCACCAACGGGTCCCAGGCCGTCATCTGGGCGGTGGGACCAATCAACTCTCAGGGCGATCCATCCTACCACAGGCTCCGTCAAAAAG GTGATGTGTTGATTGACTTCGGACGCATCCCACGCTGGAACTGTCCACTACCAGAGGAGGAGAGCGGCACGGGCCAGCACGCCCCGCACACAGGCCCCGCCAACCCGCCCCCTGTCCCACCCACCAACAATGCCTGGTACATCCCGCCCGTCCCCTGCCACGAGCCAGACGACGGCGTCTTCTATGCTCAGATTGGACCCACTGGAGGCGAGAGTGGTTATAACGCCATTACTG GTCACGTGGGCTGGGGCATCTCGTGGTATGTGAACGGTCTGCTGATTCCGGAGATATACGTGGTGCGAGGCAAGACCTACACGTTCGTGGTGGAGGGCGGCTACGACCCCGAGCATCCGGCCCGCTATCACCCCTTCTATATAAGCGACGACCCTGAGGGAGGCTACGAGTTCAAGACGCCCGCTGAGCGATCT CGCATCAGAGTGTTCGCTGGAGTGGGTCAGGATCGTGACGGCCGGCCGGTACCAACTGCCTTCGGACGTCTATGCGAATGGTCAGAGGACCCCAACCAATCTGCCAATGCCTTCAGCTCTTTCGGTGCCTACCAGAGGACCCTGCAGCTGGACTGCCAAGAAGGACAACCCGGCATCCTACAATGGACTCCTGATTCGTCTACGCCAGATACAGTCTACTATCAG TGCTACACCCACCGCTTCCTTGGCTGGAAGATCCACGTATTGGATACCTGTGACTTGGCTGACGGCCTGGCCGTGGCGGGGTCAGTGGACACGACTGTGGTGGCCCAGGGTGGCGCCGCCCCAG aacatgatgatggtgaggaactATCTGCTGCTGCATCGACCCAGGTGTTCACCTCAGATGGACGACCTCTCTCGTCCGACACGCTGCCAACGCCGCCACAGTTAGCCTCCGCTCGCCGCCTTACATCAGCCTCTATCATCAGCCGTCCTAAGGTTGGTCCTTTCCGTGGTGACCATCCACCACCTGTGCCTGCTCAGGTGCCACACCTAGCCCAATTTTCAATTCAGCGACGTCCCTTAAGCCGCCGCCGCACAACAGTGAGTTTGCCGCCTCTGGATAGTCGCTCTAGTCAACACGGACCGACACTGTCTACCTCAGGCAGTGCCCCTCGACCAGTTGTCGTTGCATATTCTCAAGACGAGTCAAGGACAACCGGGCACAAAGTCATATCCTTCACAGAACAGCCGATGACGACCTACAACTCGACACGACTCCAAACAACAGCCCTTACTAACCTGGCAGCGACCAACCAGACGCACCTAACCATCCTGAAGGACGTCTGGGCTATCCTGACCCGCGAAAATCCTGATCTGAACTCTGAGCATCCGCGGGATGATGCGTATCCTGAACACGACCACTTGGCTCAGCAAGAGCGAGGCAGACGCGAGGCATTTTCCCCCGAGGGTACCAGATCCACAGCGTCCAGCGGAAGAGCCTTGTTGTTACACTCAATGTTTGCCTGGAGCGTTGCTATTATAGTGGCGCTGGCAAGGTAA
- the LOC139760761 gene encoding uncharacterized protein isoform X2 yields the protein MGRSYYTVCLCISVATLAATGGEARGYYGSKIGGLETLQHGVRGQVYAIDSRTIHIQGFSYDGNAPDAFFYGGSSSRPGEDGFIIPDEDGGMQPLGRYINKDVTLTLPKGKTLQDVRWISVWCRAFAIDFGHVIVDKNLDYPRPQKIEAFTKLDHGVSSDRIVVVDAQTFLIPSFTYDGTAPDGHFWVGKGSPDNSGTVVPDENGSEEPLKKYLDKTIVITLPGDLTVFDIDYLSVWCRAFLANFGYVSIPKSLNVPPSLKMLGVAPQTKLNCEVLWDALALEVRWAVAGESIVMQLVGRIEDRQYMAFGTSGTSSRSVMVNGDVVIAWLDQTTGRGVAQDYYLTDKAQCQGGRGACPDTKITGNGNNVRLLNAALINNFTMLTFQRPLRAVDHADTTIFTNGSQAVIWAVGPINSQGDPSYHRLRQKGDVLIDFGRIPRWNCPLPEEESGTGQHAPHTGPANPPPVPPTNNAWYIPPVPCHEPDDGVFYAQIGPTGGESGYNAITGHVGWGISWYVNGLLIPEIYVVRGKTYTFVVEGGYDPEHPARYHPFYISDDPEGGYEFKTPAERSRIRVFAGVGQDRDGRPVPTAFGRLCEWSEDPNQSANAFSSFGAYQRTLQLDCQEGQPGILQWTPDSSTPDTVYYQCYTHRFLGWKIHVLDTCDLADGLAVAGSVDTTVVAQGGAAPDYDYYDYDYVWQEMPLRRTHHPETSHISVSHTNSIPGRGAGKPPRRPVPPRARPQTGPAEQRFPGDFSLPNLPRDFAADFPNFPFDMNPKAIEQTVQRPILMPAPPRSNSSPQVPLGAPGFTFPKLPNLKSSSVVNATAFANLGSANFGHLPREVPEEFLVPQTGNLEISKLGQDDEDHAIRPLRNQYPLNPGTTMITNHTVTSLEPFTPRVTTQPRFSFPSVAVPTRLPTSSQTSSGFFDFSTPLRNTTNTVLEESLLEPKRDLKNTSELRVTSTRSTASHWSVSTKSATAGRQPSSHIPTTIRLSVPHEVAPPSTRPTFDKLTTIKQVTPYGLTPSRQLTSPKPNPITQPTPTRRSEVTGVVEHARTATPFTPTINTRQPVPVHESYPSGQPSFRESEIITAPSVSLFPGHPSPVLKPERRQPSRKGPSQASRVPASQPTTHSPQTTSPTNTLSHNFGFDPDSVVYESDFRPIKKENGGPVLAFEVSSFDVMPFRGPHPPSQSLPLRPAGPRTSGFVRFAHRNIRFHDTDESSDEDLNVRPKERKRATNVPNPVLHTSLTFSESLDPPPLLVPVPMVPIRPRLGGAASNQPLNLNRPIKRPPSVTRNGPRWPNIPVRPSGNVDRIGWPKQMRKFHKMPKRRVTALVPLPDDHTVPVPQLVGPGILKPVLVNFPVEHDDGEELSAAASTQVFTSDGRPLSSDTLPTPPQLASARRLTSASIISRPKVGPFRGDHPPPVPAQVPHLAQFSIQRRPLSRRRTTVSLPPLDSRSSQHGPTLSTSGSAPRPVVVAYSQDESRTTGHKVISFTEQPMTTYNSTRLQTTALTNLAATNQTHLTILKDVWAILTRENPDLNSEHPRDDAYPEHDHLAQQERGRREAFSPEGTRSTASSGRALLLHSMFAWSVAIIVALAR from the exons ATGCCTTCTTCTACGGCGGCAGCAGCTCACGACCAGGCGAGGACGGCTTCATCATCCCAGACGAAGACGGCGG GATGCAGCCGCTGGGACGCTACATCAATAAGGACGTCACTCTTACCCTTCCGAAAGGCAAGACTCTGCAGGACGTCAGGTGGATATCCGTGTGGTGTCGCGCCTTCGCT ATCGACTTTGGGCACGTGATCGTGGACAAGAATTTGGACTATCCGAGACCCCAGAAGATCGAGGCCTTCACCAAGCTGGACCACGGCGTCTCCTCAGACAGGATAGTGGTGGTAGACGCCCAGACCTTCCTCATCCCCAGCTTTACCTACGACGGAACTGCACCAG ACGGCCATTTTTGGGTGGGAAAGGGTTCCCCTGACAACAGCGGCACTGTGGTGCCGGACGAAAACGGCTCTGAGGAGCCCCTAAAGAAATACTTGGACAAAACCATTGTCATCACCTTGCCGGGCGACCTCACCGTATTCGATATAGACTACCTGAGCGTGTGGTGCCGCGCCTTCCTGGCCAACTTCGGCTATGTTAGCATCCCTAAGAGCCTTAATGTGCCACCCTCCCTGAAAATGCTGGGTGTGGCTCCTCAG ACCAAACTGAACTGTGAGGTCTTGTGGGACGCCCTTGCCCTGGAGGTGCGCTGGGCCGTGGCCGGAGAGAGCATCGTGATGCAGCTGGTCGGTAGGATTG AGGACAGACAGTACATGGCATTCGGGACGTCAGGGACATCAAGCAGGTCTGTCATGGTTAACGGGGATGTGGTGATAGCATGGCTGGACCAGACGACCGGCCGAGGCGTGGCTCAAGACTACTACCTCACGGATAAGGCGCAGTGCCAGGGAGGCCGCGGGGCGTGTCCCGATACCAAGATAACA GGAAATGGTAACAACGTGCGCCTGCTGAACGCAGCGCTCATCAACAACTTCACTATGTTGACCTTCCAGCGCCCCCTGCGGGCCGTTGACCACGCTGACACTACTATTTTCACCAACGGGTCCCAGGCCGTCATCTGGGCGGTGGGACCAATCAACTCTCAGGGCGATCCATCCTACCACAGGCTCCGTCAAAAAG GTGATGTGTTGATTGACTTCGGACGCATCCCACGCTGGAACTGTCCACTACCAGAGGAGGAGAGCGGCACGGGCCAGCACGCCCCGCACACAGGCCCCGCCAACCCGCCCCCTGTCCCACCCACCAACAATGCCTGGTACATCCCGCCCGTCCCCTGCCACGAGCCAGACGACGGCGTCTTCTATGCTCAGATTGGACCCACTGGAGGCGAGAGTGGTTATAACGCCATTACTG GTCACGTGGGCTGGGGCATCTCGTGGTATGTGAACGGTCTGCTGATTCCGGAGATATACGTGGTGCGAGGCAAGACCTACACGTTCGTGGTGGAGGGCGGCTACGACCCCGAGCATCCGGCCCGCTATCACCCCTTCTATATAAGCGACGACCCTGAGGGAGGCTACGAGTTCAAGACGCCCGCTGAGCGATCT CGCATCAGAGTGTTCGCTGGAGTGGGTCAGGATCGTGACGGCCGGCCGGTACCAACTGCCTTCGGACGTCTATGCGAATGGTCAGAGGACCCCAACCAATCTGCCAATGCCTTCAGCTCTTTCGGTGCCTACCAGAGGACCCTGCAGCTGGACTGCCAAGAAGGACAACCCGGCATCCTACAATGGACTCCTGATTCGTCTACGCCAGATACAGTCTACTATCAG TGCTACACCCACCGCTTCCTTGGCTGGAAGATCCACGTATTGGATACCTGTGACTTGGCTGACGGCCTGGCCGTGGCGGGGTCAGTGGACACGACTGTGGTGGCCCAGGGTGGCGCCGCCCCAG ACTATGACTACTATGACTATGACTATGTGTGGCAAGAAATGCCGCTCAGGAGGACCCATCATCCCGAGACTTCCCATATCTCCGTCAGCCATACTAACAGCATTCCAGGAAGAGGAGCTGGCAAGCCTCCTCGCCGACCTGTGCCGCCTCGCGCCAGACCACAGACCGGACCAGCGGAGCAAAGGTTTCCTGGAGACTTTTCGTTACCGAACTTACCACGTGACTTCGCTGCTGACTTCCCCAACTTTCCCTTTGACATGAACCCTAAGGCCATCGAACAAACAGTCCAGAGGCCCATCCTGATGCCTGCGCCACCAAGATCGAATTCCTCGCCACAAGTGCCACTCGGAGCACCTGGGTTCACTTTTCCAAAGCTGCCCAATCTCAAAAGCTCAAGTGTTGTCAATGCCACTGCCTTTGCAAACCTTGGTAGTGCAAACTTTGGACATCTACCAAGAGAGGTACCTGAGGAATTTCTAGTGCCGCAAACAGGAAACCTAGAGATTTCCAAGCTTGGCCAAGACGATGAAGACCATGCTATCAGGCCACTCCGTAATCAGTACCCACTGAATCCAGGGACAACCATGATAACCAACCACACTGTAACCTCCTTGGAACCTTTCACCCCCAGGGTCACTACCCAACCACGATTCAGCTTTCCTTCGGTTGCTGTACCAACCAGACTACCAACATCCTCCCAAACTTCCTCTGGTTTTTTCGACTTCTCGACACCACTCAGGAACACAACTAACACAGTCTTGGAGGAATCTTTACTAGAACCAAAACGAGATCTGAAAAACACATCAGAATTACGCGTAACTTCTACAAGGTCCACCGCCAGCCATTGGAGTGTATCGACAAAATCAGCAACGGCCGGCAGGCAGCCCTCGTCACACATACCAACAACTATCAGATTGTCGGTGCCGCATGAGGTGGCACCACCGTCCACGCGTCCGACGTTTGATAAACTAACAACTATAAAGCAGGTAACGCCATACGGACTCACTCCCTCCAGGCAGCTTACTTCACCTAAACCGAATCCTATTACACAACCAACACCTACCAGACGGTCAGAGGTTACTGGAGTGGTAGAACATGCCAGAACTGCTACTCCTTTCACACCCACCATAAATACCAGACAACCTGTCCCAGTGCACGAGTCGTATCCGTCAGGACAACCATCTTTCCGTGAGTCTGAAATTATAACTGCACCTTCAGTGTCTCTGTTTCCTGGGCATCCTTCACCGGTGTTAAAACCAGAGAGACGGCAGCCAAGTCGCAAAGGTCCATCCCAAGCCAGTCGAGTTCCAGCAtctcaacccaccacacactcaccacagactACGAGTCCAACTAATACTCTAAGCCACAACTTCGGTTTTGACCCGGATTCTGTAGTCTACGAATCTGATTTCCGTccaatcaaaaaagaaaatggtggtcCTGTGCTGGCTTTTGAAGTGTCATCTTTTGACGTCATGCCCTTCCGTGGGCCTCATCCACCTTCCCAATCTTTGCCACTACGGCCCGCCGGACCACGAACATCTGGCTTTGTAAGATTTGCTCATAGAAACATAAGGTTTCATGACACAGACGAATCAAGTGACGAAGACCTTAATGTGAgaccaaaagaaagaaaacgcgCAACTAACGTCCCTAATCCTGTCCTCCACACTTCCTTAACGTTCAGCGAGAGCCttgaccctccccctctccttgtaCCAGTACCAATGGTGCCAATAAGGCCACGACTCGGAGGGGCAGCTTCTAACCAACCACTAAATCTTAACAGACCCATTAAACGACCCCCTAGTGTTACTCGTAATGGTCCAAGATGGCCAAATATACCGGTGAGGCCGTCAGGGAATGTGGACCGCATTGGGTGGCCTAAGCAAATGCGGAAGTTTCATAAAATGCCCAAACGACGAGTAACAGCCCTTGTGCCCCTCCCTGACGACCACACCGTCCCTGTTCCACAACTCGTGGGACCTGGAATTCTGAAACCAGTGCTGGTCAACTTTCCTGTagaacatgatgatggtgaggaactATCTGCTGCTGCATCGACCCAGGTGTTCACCTCAGATGGACGACCTCTCTCGTCCGACACGCTGCCAACGCCGCCACAGTTAGCCTCCGCTCGCCGCCTTACATCAGCCTCTATCATCAGCCGTCCTAAGGTTGGTCCTTTCCGTGGTGACCATCCACCACCTGTGCCTGCTCAGGTGCCACACCTAGCCCAATTTTCAATTCAGCGACGTCCCTTAAGCCGCCGCCGCACAACAGTGAGTTTGCCGCCTCTGGATAGTCGCTCTAGTCAACACGGACCGACACTGTCTACCTCAGGCAGTGCCCCTCGACCAGTTGTCGTTGCATATTCTCAAGACGAGTCAAGGACAACCGGGCACAAAGTCATATCCTTCACAGAACAGCCGATGACGACCTACAACTCGACACGACTCCAAACAACAGCCCTTACTAACCTGGCAGCGACCAACCAGACGCACCTAACCATCCTGAAGGACGTCTGGGCTATCCTGACCCGCGAAAATCCTGATCTGAACTCTGAGCATCCGCGGGATGATGCGTATCCTGAACACGACCACTTGGCTCAGCAAGAGCGAGGCAGACGCGAGGCATTTTCCCCCGAGGGTACCAGATCCACAGCGTCCAGCGGAAGAGCCTTGTTGTTACACTCAATGTTTGCCTGGAGCGTTGCTATTATAGTGGCGCTGGCAAGGTAA